One window of Camelina sativa cultivar DH55 chromosome 4, Cs, whole genome shotgun sequence genomic DNA carries:
- the LOC109132687 gene encoding RING finger protein 165-like → MKVLEKWLALMYPRVQEGREEECCSVCLMRMEEKDHVKSLPCSHEFHSLCVDTWFNVSRKICCPLCRFSPATILLTDELLLWFSSFHF, encoded by the coding sequence atgaaggttcTAGAGAAGTGGTTGGCCTTGATGTACCCAAGAGTGCAAgaaggaagagaggaagagtgCTGTAGTGTGTGTCTGATGAGAATGGAGGAAAAAGATCATGTCAAGTCTCTACCTTGTTCCCATGAGTTCCATAGTCTCTGCGTCGATACATGGTTCAATGTCAGCCGCAAGATTTGCTGTCCTCTTTGTCGCTTTTCGCCTGCTACCATTCTCCTCACGGATGAACTTCTCCTCTGGTTCTCCTCTTTCCATTTCTGA